The following proteins are co-located in the Pectinophora gossypiella chromosome 7, ilPecGoss1.1, whole genome shotgun sequence genome:
- the LOC126368130 gene encoding cleft lip and palate transmembrane protein 1 homolog, whose translation MAGVNEDQSINDSAEDRLVPTENNVAEESETTGEEVDINAQIDEQRRRMQPTKLESFFAITKSLIIRALVVYFITSMFRQPAAPKTDVNNVTGVTRVPAINMFKNGSVLDIYAYVSEKEFFGDFDNSSLIWKHAGIVYGDWYGGPNNDGTFNHFTKITPSESLKNNGSIYLHVFVVPTGKSPDPKDKDNYAGHFVTYGKKTLNKYKKLRYQKTHNLLTGQTEKSAEEVKKAETMKEEIVSHWHPNLTINLVTDQTNWMQGSVPPPLDEFIYFWPDGKQYKPAVFLNDYWNMMRDYVPINQTTTTLDLLLTFQPLSLFKWQLYTAQVMRDKLSMFSALGAEEQDEEQDTVKELLLDTSPYLLGLTISVSVLHSIFELLAFKNDIQFWNNRQSLEGLSVRSVFFNVFQSTVVLLYVLDNETNVMVRISCFIGLMIEIWKINKVMDVKLNREDRILGIPKITFTDKGSYVKSSTREYDTLAFRYLSWACFPLLVGYGIYSLLYQEHKGWYSFILNMMYGYLLTFGFIMMTPQLFINYKLKSVAHLPWRMMTYKFLNTFIDDIFAFVIKMPTMYRLGCFRDDIVFFIFLYQRWIYKVDHKRVNEFGFSGEMEEQQKQAKNGQTPAITEGEQDTADKKND comes from the exons ATGGCTGGCGTAAATGAAGATCAGTCCATCAATGATTCTGCGGAGGATAGATTGGTGCCTACTGAAAATAATGTTGCTGAAGAAAGTGAAACCACAGGGGAGGAAGTCGAT ATCAATGCACAGATTGATGAACAACGTCGAAGAATGCAGCCGACTAAATTGGAGTCTTTCTTTGCAATCACCAAGTCTCTTATTATTAGAGCATTAGTAGTGTACTTCATTACATCTATGTTCCGTCAACCTGCTGCACCAAAAACAGATGTTAACAATGTGACTGGAGTGACCCGTGTCCCTGCTATTAACATGTTCAAAAATGGATCTGTACTAGATATTTATGCATATGTATCAGAAAAGGAGTTTTTTGGAGACTTTGATAACAGTAGTCTGATTTGGAAACATGCGGGAATCGTCTATGGAGATTGGTATGGTGGGCCAAACAATGATGGCACATTCAATCACTTTACTAAAATAACACCTTCAGAGTCTCTAAAAAATAATGGCTCTATATATCTTCATGTATTTGTTGTTCCAACTGGGAAATCTCCAGATcctaaagataaagataattatgCTGGGCATTTTGTTACTTATGGAAAGAAAACTttgaataaatacaaaaaactgCGTTATCAGAAAACTCATAACCTCTTAACTGGTCAAACTGAAAAATCTGCAGAAGAAGTAAAGAAAGCAGAGACAATGAAGGAAGAAATAGTGTCTCACTGGCATCCCAATCTGACCATCAATTTAGTGACTGATCAGACTAACTGGATGCAGGGGAGCGTTCCTCCACCTCTTGATGAGTTCATATACTTCTGGCCAGATGGAAAGCAGTACAAACCAGCTGTGTTTCTGAATGATTATTGGAACATGATGCGTGACTATGTCCCTATAAATCAAACTACAACAACTCTTGATCTGTTGCTGACTTTCCAGCCTCTTAGTTTATTCAAGTGGCAGCTGTACACAGCCCAAGTGATGAGAGATAAATTGAGCATGTTCTCTGCTTTAGGTGCAGAAGAGCAAGATGAGGAACAAGATACGGTTAAAGAATTGCTCCTAGACACTTCACCATACCTTTTAGGTCTCACTATTTCAGTATCTGTGCTGCATTCCATATTTGAGCTACTAGCTTTCAAGAATGACATTCAGTTCTGGAACAATAGACAGTCTCTTGAAGGCCTGTCTGTAAGATCTGTATTTTTCAATGTCTTTCAATCCACTGTTGTTCTTCTGTATGTTTTAGACAATGAAACCAATGTTATGGTTAGAATTTCCTGTTTCATAGGACTAATGATTGAAATATGGAAAATTAACAAAGTAATGGATGTAAAATTGAACAGGGAGGACCGTATCTTAGGTATTCCCAAGATCACTTTCACTGATAAAGGTTCTTATGTCAAATCTAGTACAAGGGAATATGACACTTTAGCTTTCCGTTATTTAAGCTGGGCGTGCTTCCCTCTTCTAGTTGGATATGGAATTTACTCCCTGCTGTATCAGGAACACAAAGGATGGTACTCATTCATCCTGAACATGATGTATGGTTACCTCTTGACATTTGGATTTATCATGATGACTCCACAGTTGTTCATAAACTACAAACTGAAGTCTGTGGCCCACCTTCCATGGCGTATGATGACTTACAAGTTCTTAAACACATTTATTGATGATATATTTGCATTTGTAATCAAAATGCCAACAATGTATCGCCTTGGATGTTTTAGAGATG ATATTGTATTCTTTATATTCTTATATCAGCGTTGGATCTACAAGGTTGATCACAAGCGGGTTAATGAATTTGGTTTCTCGGGTGAGATGGAAGAACAACAAAAGCAGGCCAAGAACGGTCAGACTCCGGCCATCACCGAGGGTGAACAAGATACGGCTGACAAGAAGAATGATTAG